A genomic window from Massilia sp. METH4 includes:
- the cphA gene encoding cyanophycin synthetase, which produces MTKKKDIDVLRVNYLRGPNIWTYRPVIEAWLDIGDLENFPSNKIPGLYERLTALLPGMIEHRCGVGEHGGFFERLRDGTYAGHILEHVVLELQNLAGMRTGFGQTRQTAEGSGIYKMAFRTRQENVGRAALAAGRDLLMACIEDRPYDLKATVDKLTDMVERLCLGPSTNSIVDAAVDRAIPHIRLTDGNLVQLGHGARQRRIWTAETDNTSAIAEGIASDKDMTKSILASCGVPVPEGALVKTEDEAWEEAQDIGLPVVVKPSDANHGRGVTLNLTNEADVRKAFHIALERGDSSSVIVERYILGDEHRLLVVGRKVVAASRGESVWITADGKSTITQLVDAQINSDPRRGPNEEHPLNPVEPEKSPEVQLVLQGQGLAHDSVPEAGRKVLIAINGNVANDVTDLVHPAVAEMAALAARAVGLDIAGIDLVAQDISRPLEEQGGAIIEVNASPGLLAHLKPAPGGTPRPVGEAIVDQLFAPGENGRIPIVGVAGTCHTALIARLTAWQLQVSGRYVGVACEEGVYLNGRKIARGPLTEWESGQRLLLNKNVESAVFANGNRMILTEGLPYDRCTVGVVTDTRGHDRLGEFYIDAPDQMYRVLRTQVDVVLSDGVAVLNAADEQVADMARLCDGEVLFYAVEESAPALAAHRKEGGRVVFGRGGSFVMAIGADEVAELPANCLPNDEDECREAVLAAIGTGWALGLSPDLVAAALRTFEWKNRRA; this is translated from the coding sequence ATGACCAAAAAGAAAGATATCGACGTTCTCCGCGTTAACTACCTGCGCGGACCGAACATCTGGACCTACCGCCCCGTCATCGAAGCCTGGCTCGATATCGGCGACCTGGAAAACTTCCCTTCCAATAAGATTCCTGGCCTGTATGAACGCCTCACCGCGCTGCTGCCCGGCATGATCGAGCACCGCTGCGGCGTGGGCGAACACGGCGGATTCTTCGAGCGCCTGCGCGACGGCACCTATGCCGGGCACATCCTCGAACACGTGGTACTGGAGTTGCAGAACCTGGCCGGCATGCGCACGGGCTTCGGCCAGACCCGCCAGACGGCCGAGGGCAGCGGCATCTACAAGATGGCCTTCCGCACCCGGCAGGAAAACGTGGGGCGCGCCGCCCTGGCGGCCGGCCGCGACCTGCTGATGGCCTGCATCGAAGACCGGCCCTACGACCTCAAGGCCACGGTGGACAAGCTGACTGACATGGTCGAGCGCCTGTGCCTAGGCCCATCCACGAACAGTATCGTGGATGCGGCGGTCGACCGCGCCATCCCGCATATCCGCCTGACCGACGGCAACCTGGTGCAGCTGGGCCACGGTGCCCGCCAGCGCCGCATCTGGACGGCGGAGACGGACAACACGAGCGCGATCGCCGAAGGCATCGCCAGCGACAAGGACATGACCAAGAGCATCCTCGCATCCTGCGGCGTGCCCGTGCCCGAAGGCGCGCTGGTCAAGACCGAGGATGAAGCCTGGGAAGAAGCGCAGGATATCGGCCTGCCGGTGGTCGTGAAACCTTCCGACGCGAACCATGGCCGCGGCGTGACGCTGAACCTGACGAACGAGGCCGACGTACGGAAGGCCTTCCATATCGCGCTCGAACGGGGCGACAGCTCGTCGGTGATCGTCGAGCGCTACATCCTCGGCGACGAGCACCGCCTGCTCGTGGTCGGCCGCAAGGTCGTCGCCGCGTCGCGCGGCGAGTCCGTGTGGATCACGGCCGACGGCAAGTCGACCATCACGCAGCTGGTCGACGCGCAGATCAATTCCGACCCGCGCCGCGGGCCGAACGAGGAACATCCGCTGAACCCGGTGGAACCGGAGAAGTCGCCCGAAGTGCAGCTGGTACTGCAGGGCCAGGGCCTGGCGCACGATTCCGTGCCGGAAGCCGGCCGCAAGGTACTCATCGCCATCAACGGCAATGTCGCCAACGACGTGACCGATCTCGTGCATCCGGCCGTGGCCGAGATGGCGGCCCTGGCGGCACGCGCCGTAGGCCTGGACATTGCCGGCATCGACCTGGTCGCGCAGGATATCTCGCGCCCGCTGGAAGAACAGGGCGGCGCCATCATCGAGGTCAACGCGAGCCCGGGCCTGCTGGCCCACCTGAAGCCCGCGCCGGGCGGCACGCCGCGGCCGGTGGGCGAGGCCATCGTCGACCAGCTGTTCGCGCCGGGCGAGAACGGCCGCATTCCCATCGTGGGCGTGGCCGGCACCTGCCATACCGCGCTGATCGCGCGCCTGACCGCCTGGCAATTGCAGGTCTCGGGCCGCTATGTGGGCGTGGCCTGCGAGGAAGGCGTCTACCTGAACGGGCGCAAGATCGCGCGCGGCCCGCTGACCGAATGGGAATCGGGCCAGCGCCTGCTGCTGAACAAGAACGTGGAATCGGCCGTCTTCGCCAACGGCAACCGCATGATCCTCACCGAGGGCCTGCCCTACGACCGCTGCACGGTCGGCGTCGTCACCGACACGCGCGGCCATGACCGCCTGGGCGAGTTCTATATCGATGCGCCGGACCAGATGTACCGCGTGCTGCGCACGCAGGTCGACGTGGTGCTGTCCGACGGCGTCGCGGTGCTCAACGCCGCGGACGAACAGGTGGCCGACATGGCCCGGCTGTGCGATGGCGAAGTGCTGTTCTACGCGGTCGAGGAAAGCGCGCCGGCGCTGGCCGCGCACCGCAAGGAAGGCGGCCGGGTCGTGTTCGGCCGCGGCGGCTCGTTCGTGATGGCCATCGGTGCCGATGAAGTCGCCGAACTGCCGGCCAACTGCCTGCCGAACGACGAGGACGAGTGCCGCGAAGCCGTGCTGGCCGCGATCGGCACGGGCTGGGCGCTGGGCCTGTCGCCGGACCTGGTGGCCGCCGCCCTGCGCACGTTCGAATGGAAAAACCGCCGGGCGTAA
- a CDS encoding ABC transporter ATP-binding protein, translating to MTRTDLPPGPPRIELPEIWRSDTQLQLAPGENVQSALEVDLDSKLHFAKGIVLLTDRRILAHAPGESWLSWPYRAGMALKLHDHAGVGHLELVDELGRLAAWRFTLGQNLHAIKLTEQFGPLLESALTGVPVVPPEEHACPTCKAPLEPDQDECPICTKVVHTPPSTWTLFRLWRFAHPYRWPLLGGFTLMLLSTGAHMIPPYISMPLMDNVLIPYQNGQPVDTSLVYKYMGGLLAAAILAWVLGWGKTYVLALVSERIGADLRTATYEHLLRLSLEYFGGKRTGDLMARIGSESDRICVFLSLHLLDFASDCLMIIMTGVILFTIDPWLAMVTLVPLPFIAWLIHLVRDRLRTGFEKIDRVWGEVTNVLADTIPGIRVVKAFAQETREAQRFRVANKHNLAVNDKLNKVWSLFSPTVSFLTEIGLLVIYVFGIWQVSQSHVTVGVLTAFLTYSTRFYSRLDSMSRIVSVTQKSASAAKRIFDILDHVSSVPEPANPVKLDKVEGNITLREVGFRYGNRAVNRGVNLEIKAGEMIGLVGHSGSGKSTLVNLICRFYDVAEGAILLDGVDIRSLAVSDYRRNIGLVLQEPFLFFGTIAENIAYGKPNATRAEIMAAARAAHAHDFILRLPQGYDSMVGERGQGLSGGERQRISIARALLIDPRILILDEATASVDSETEKEIQKALDNLVAGRTTIAIAHRLSTLQRANRLVVMDRGKVVEEGPHEELMAKEGAYYRLYQAQARNVDTDLDDKGTQRDDDN from the coding sequence ATGACAAGAACCGATCTTCCCCCGGGGCCGCCGCGCATCGAACTACCTGAGATATGGCGTTCGGACACGCAACTGCAGCTTGCTCCTGGGGAAAACGTCCAAAGTGCGCTGGAGGTTGACCTCGATTCCAAATTGCATTTCGCGAAAGGTATCGTGCTGCTGACGGACCGGCGCATCCTGGCGCACGCGCCGGGCGAAAGCTGGCTTTCGTGGCCGTACCGTGCGGGCATGGCGCTGAAACTGCATGACCACGCGGGCGTGGGCCACCTGGAACTCGTCGACGAACTGGGCCGCCTGGCGGCCTGGCGCTTCACGCTGGGCCAGAACCTGCACGCCATCAAGCTCACCGAGCAGTTTGGGCCCCTGCTGGAATCGGCGTTGACGGGCGTTCCCGTCGTGCCCCCGGAGGAACATGCCTGCCCCACCTGCAAGGCCCCGCTGGAGCCGGACCAGGACGAATGCCCGATCTGCACCAAGGTCGTGCACACCCCGCCATCGACCTGGACGCTGTTCCGCCTGTGGCGCTTCGCCCACCCGTACCGCTGGCCCCTGCTGGGCGGCTTCACCCTGATGCTGCTCTCGACCGGCGCGCACATGATCCCGCCCTACATCAGCATGCCGCTGATGGACAATGTGCTGATCCCCTACCAGAACGGCCAGCCGGTCGACACGAGCCTCGTGTACAAGTACATGGGCGGCCTGCTGGCCGCCGCCATCCTGGCCTGGGTGCTGGGCTGGGGCAAGACCTATGTGCTGGCGCTGGTCTCCGAGCGCATCGGCGCGGACCTGCGTACGGCCACCTACGAACACCTGCTCCGCCTGTCGCTGGAATACTTCGGCGGCAAACGTACCGGCGACCTGATGGCGCGCATCGGCAGCGAGAGCGACCGCATCTGCGTGTTCCTGTCGCTGCACCTGCTCGACTTCGCGTCCGACTGCCTGATGATCATCATGACCGGCGTGATCCTGTTCACGATCGATCCGTGGCTGGCGATGGTCACGCTGGTACCGCTCCCCTTCATCGCCTGGCTGATCCACCTCGTGCGCGACCGCCTGCGCACCGGCTTCGAGAAGATCGACCGCGTGTGGGGCGAGGTGACCAATGTGCTGGCCGATACGATTCCCGGCATCCGCGTGGTGAAGGCCTTCGCGCAGGAAACGCGCGAGGCGCAGCGCTTCCGCGTGGCCAACAAGCACAACCTTGCCGTCAACGACAAGCTCAACAAGGTCTGGTCGCTGTTCTCGCCGACCGTGTCGTTCCTGACCGAGATCGGCCTGCTGGTGATCTATGTGTTCGGCATCTGGCAGGTGTCGCAATCGCACGTGACGGTGGGCGTGCTGACCGCCTTCCTCACGTATTCGACGCGCTTCTACAGCCGCCTCGATTCGATGAGCCGCATCGTGTCCGTCACGCAGAAATCCGCGTCCGCCGCCAAGCGCATCTTCGACATCCTCGACCACGTGTCGTCGGTGCCGGAACCCGCCAACCCCGTGAAGCTCGACAAGGTCGAGGGCAATATCACGCTGCGCGAAGTCGGCTTCCGCTATGGCAACCGGGCCGTCAACCGCGGCGTGAACCTGGAGATCAAGGCCGGCGAGATGATCGGCCTGGTCGGGCATTCGGGTTCCGGCAAGTCCACGCTCGTGAACCTGATCTGCCGCTTCTACGACGTGGCCGAGGGCGCGATCCTGCTCGATGGCGTCGACATCCGCTCGCTGGCCGTGTCTGACTACCGCCGCAACATCGGTCTGGTGCTGCAGGAACCCTTCCTGTTCTTCGGCACCATCGCCGAGAACATCGCCTACGGCAAGCCGAACGCCACGCGCGCCGAAATCATGGCCGCGGCCCGCGCCGCGCACGCGCACGACTTCATCCTGCGCCTGCCGCAGGGCTACGATTCGATGGTGGGTGAGCGGGGCCAGGGCCTGTCCGGCGGCGAACGCCAGCGCATTTCCATTGCCCGTGCCCTGCTGATCGATCCGCGCATCCTGATCCTCGACGAAGCCACGGCCTCCGTCGACTCCGAAACCGAGAAGGAAATCCAGAAGGCGCTGGACAACCTGGTGGCCGGCCGCACCACCATCGCCATCGCGCACCGCCTGTCCACGCTGCAGCGCGCCAACCGCCTGGTGGTGATGGACCGCGGCAAGGTGGTCGAGGAAGGCCCGCATGAAGAACTGATGGCGAAGGAAGGTGCCTACTACCGCCTGTACCAGGCGCAGGCCCGCAACGTCGATACCGACCTGGATGACAAAGGCACGCAACGCGATGACGACAATTGA
- a CDS encoding FdhF/YdeP family oxidoreductase: MSDKLRVESADMPAGGWGSVKEVTSILLHEHVPLKDSRLLLKQNKTDGYACVSCAWAKPANPHPFEFCESGAKATAWETTSKTIGADFFERHTVTELESWSDHALEDQGRLTVPLRWDAASDRYRPIDWETAFREIGAALRACEREHVVFYSSGRASLETSYMYQLFARMYGNNNLPDSSNMCHESTSVGLQKSIGVAVGTVELNDFQHTDCIFFFGQNVGVNSPRMLHQLQEARRRGVQVITFNPLRERGLVSFTNPQSPLEMLAGQETAISTQYHQLKPGGDTAALMGLCKAVLARDDEARAPGAQRVLDMPFLQEHTHGFDAFEGALRACAWHDIEAASGLSRAALESAADVYCRSAAVMGVYGMGLTQHRHGVQNVTMLVNFLLMRGNIGKPGAGVCPVRGHSNVQGQRTVGITEKPELAPLDRLKEQYGFEPPRKPGMNTVEACEAILAGKVPAFIGLGGNFVRAVPDTVRMEAAWRELPLTVQVSTKLNRNHVIHGKASYILPCLGRIEIDRQRGIPQAVTVEDSTACMHGSRGMAEPAAATLLSEPAIVAGLAKATLAPNPKVDWDAWVADYARIRDAIEATYPAIFRDFNRRMWTPGGFRKPLGAAARVWNTPSKRAEFSVPQSLEADPDSDSRDPAALRLFTVRSDGQFNTTIYSHDDRFRGVYGSRKVLFMARSEMDRLHLADGDEVELATAVSADAPRHVRGLRVVAYDVPPGTVAGYYPECNPLIPLWHHALESKVPAAKSIDVLVRRVALH; this comes from the coding sequence ATGAGCGACAAGTTGAGGGTCGAGTCCGCCGACATGCCGGCGGGCGGCTGGGGATCCGTCAAGGAAGTGACCAGCATCCTGCTGCACGAGCATGTGCCATTGAAGGACAGCCGCCTGCTGCTCAAGCAGAACAAAACGGACGGGTATGCCTGCGTGAGCTGCGCCTGGGCCAAGCCGGCCAACCCGCATCCGTTCGAATTCTGTGAAAGCGGCGCCAAGGCCACAGCCTGGGAAACCACCAGCAAGACGATCGGCGCCGACTTCTTCGAGCGGCACACGGTCACCGAACTGGAGAGCTGGAGCGACCATGCGCTGGAAGACCAGGGCCGGCTGACGGTGCCGCTGCGCTGGGATGCGGCGAGCGACCGCTACCGCCCGATCGACTGGGAAACCGCGTTCCGCGAGATCGGCGCGGCGCTGCGGGCCTGCGAACGGGAACACGTCGTGTTCTATTCCTCCGGCCGGGCGTCGCTGGAAACCTCGTACATGTACCAGCTGTTCGCGCGCATGTACGGCAACAACAACCTGCCCGACAGTTCGAACATGTGCCACGAAAGCACGTCCGTCGGTTTGCAGAAGTCGATCGGGGTGGCCGTCGGCACCGTCGAACTGAACGACTTCCAGCACACGGACTGCATCTTCTTTTTCGGGCAGAACGTGGGCGTGAACAGCCCGCGCATGCTGCACCAGCTGCAGGAAGCGCGACGGCGCGGCGTGCAGGTCATCACGTTCAACCCGTTGCGCGAGCGCGGGCTCGTGAGCTTCACGAATCCGCAATCGCCGCTCGAGATGCTGGCCGGCCAGGAAACCGCGATCAGCACGCAGTACCACCAGCTCAAGCCCGGTGGCGACACGGCCGCGCTGATGGGCTTGTGCAAGGCCGTGCTGGCGCGCGACGACGAAGCGCGCGCGCCTGGTGCGCAGCGCGTGCTGGACATGCCCTTCCTGCAGGAGCACACGCACGGCTTCGACGCCTTCGAGGGCGCGCTGCGCGCCTGCGCGTGGCACGATATCGAGGCCGCATCCGGCCTGTCGCGCGCGGCCCTGGAATCCGCGGCGGACGTCTACTGCCGCTCCGCCGCGGTAATGGGGGTGTACGGCATGGGCCTCACGCAGCACCGCCACGGCGTGCAGAATGTGACGATGCTGGTCAATTTCCTGCTCATGCGCGGCAATATCGGCAAGCCCGGCGCCGGCGTCTGCCCCGTGCGGGGCCACTCGAACGTGCAGGGACAGCGCACGGTGGGCATCACCGAAAAGCCGGAACTGGCACCGCTCGACCGGCTGAAGGAGCAATACGGGTTCGAGCCGCCGCGAAAACCGGGCATGAACACGGTGGAAGCCTGCGAGGCGATCCTGGCGGGCAAGGTGCCGGCATTCATCGGCCTCGGCGGCAACTTCGTGCGCGCGGTCCCCGACACGGTGCGCATGGAGGCGGCCTGGCGCGAGCTGCCGCTGACGGTGCAGGTTTCGACCAAGCTCAATCGCAACCACGTCATCCATGGCAAGGCCTCGTATATCCTGCCCTGCCTGGGCCGCATCGAGATCGACCGGCAAAGAGGGATTCCCCAGGCCGTTACGGTGGAGGACAGCACGGCCTGCATGCACGGCTCGCGCGGCATGGCCGAGCCGGCAGCCGCCACGCTGCTGTCCGAGCCTGCCATCGTCGCGGGGCTGGCCAAGGCAACGCTGGCGCCCAATCCAAAGGTGGACTGGGATGCCTGGGTGGCCGACTACGCACGCATCCGCGATGCGATCGAAGCGACGTATCCGGCGATCTTCCGCGACTTCAACCGCCGGATGTGGACGCCCGGCGGCTTCCGCAAGCCGCTGGGGGCGGCCGCGCGCGTGTGGAACACACCCAGCAAGCGCGCCGAGTTCTCGGTGCCGCAATCGCTGGAGGCCGATCCCGATTCCGACAGCCGCGACCCGGCAGCGCTGCGCCTCTTCACGGTGCGCAGCGACGGCCAGTTCAATACCACGATCTACAGCCACGACGACCGTTTCCGCGGCGTGTACGGCAGCCGCAAGGTGCTGTTCATGGCCCGGTCCGAGATGGACCGGCTGCACCTCGCGGACGGCGACGAAGTCGAGCTGGCCACGGCCGTGAGCGCAGATGCGCCACGCCATGTGCGCGGCTTGCGCGTGGTGGCATACGATGTGCCGCCCGGCACGGTCGCCGGCTACTACCCGGAATGCAATCCCCTGATTCCGCTGTGGCACCATGCCCTCGAGAGCAAGGTGCCGGCGGCGAAATCGATCGACGTGCTGGTGCGGCGCGTGGCCTTGCATTGA
- a CDS encoding DUF1854 domain-containing protein, with the protein MTTIDFTLRRDAFGRLSLQDANGVVHEGVSPVRAFPIQAPDEGLALVNTDGKEIVWIERLDDLPPQSAALIREELAGREFMPEIRRIVDVTSFATPCTWTVETDRGTADFVLRGEEDIRRIGTEALLVSDSHGIHFLIRNQYTLDKHSKKILDRFL; encoded by the coding sequence ATGACGACAATTGACTTTACCCTGCGGCGGGATGCCTTCGGCCGCCTGTCCCTGCAAGATGCCAACGGCGTGGTGCACGAGGGCGTGTCCCCGGTACGCGCCTTCCCGATCCAGGCGCCCGACGAGGGCCTGGCCCTCGTCAACACGGATGGCAAGGAGATCGTGTGGATCGAGCGGCTCGACGACCTGCCGCCGCAATCAGCTGCACTGATACGCGAGGAACTGGCGGGCCGCGAATTCATGCCGGAGATCCGGCGCATCGTGGATGTCACGAGTTTCGCGACCCCGTGCACGTGGACGGTCGAGACCGACCGCGGCACCGCCGACTTCGTGCTGCGCGGCGAGGAAGATATCCGGCGCATCGGCACCGAAGCGCTGCTCGTCTCGGATTCCCACGGCATCCACTTCCTGATCCGCAACCAGTACACGCTGGACAAGCACAGCAAGAAGATCCTGGACCGCTTCCTGTGA